A single region of the Bacteroides luhongzhouii genome encodes:
- a CDS encoding SusE domain-containing protein has translation MKKILWICSVLLAMVSCQEDYELNADFAVPTELSSPASVQLDVSSPTPVVLSWSGGGAADGGIVLYEVLFDKADGDFSKPLATVKSDLGAATSLSITHAAINTIARNAGIYPLETGDIKWTVNASKGGVVKRTDKVATITVTRGEGIDNIPVELYLYGSATENSGQGGIPFRCVEEGVFQIYTKLSAGNISFKSATTGETFSYYIDDSSKLREGDGETAVTASEEVTRLTVNFNTMAMTTEKIGSSVRCIWGVTFGDIAVLEYVGDGKFVGEGDIIFVDPSRPSTNPPSWLGWTDERYYFIASVNNGDMCWGRGDGVSAERPVGGEPASFYALYEFQWEQWEHLWKMKGSLDYTHATITIDTNADGLMIHTFTNVTPIN, from the coding sequence ATGAAAAAGATATTATGGATATGTTCAGTACTTCTGGCAATGGTATCATGTCAGGAAGATTATGAATTGAATGCAGATTTTGCAGTCCCTACGGAATTGAGTTCTCCTGCTTCTGTCCAGTTGGATGTGTCATCTCCAACGCCCGTAGTGTTGTCGTGGTCAGGAGGTGGCGCGGCAGATGGCGGAATTGTATTGTACGAGGTGTTATTTGACAAAGCAGACGGTGACTTTTCAAAGCCGCTGGCTACAGTGAAAAGTGATTTGGGAGCTGCGACCAGTTTGTCAATCACTCATGCAGCTATTAATACGATTGCTAGAAATGCAGGCATTTATCCTTTAGAAACCGGAGATATAAAATGGACGGTAAATGCTTCGAAAGGTGGAGTGGTGAAGAGAACTGATAAAGTGGCTACTATCACAGTAACTCGTGGAGAGGGTATTGATAATATTCCGGTGGAATTATATCTATATGGTTCGGCTACGGAAAATAGTGGGCAGGGTGGAATTCCGTTCCGTTGTGTAGAAGAGGGCGTTTTCCAGATTTATACAAAATTGTCAGCAGGAAATATATCATTCAAGTCTGCTACTACAGGTGAAACGTTCAGCTATTATATTGATGATAGTTCGAAGTTAAGAGAAGGGGATGGCGAAACGGCTGTAACTGCATCCGAAGAAGTAACCCGCTTGACTGTGAACTTTAATACAATGGCAATGACGACGGAAAAAATCGGTTCTTCTGTTCGTTGTATTTGGGGAGTAACATTTGGAGATATAGCTGTATTAGAGTATGTAGGTGATGGTAAATTTGTGGGAGAGGGTGATATTATATTTGTAGACCCAAGTCGTCCGAGCACGAACCCTCCTTCTTGGTTAGGTTGGACAGATGAACGTTATTACTTTATTGCATCGGTAAATAATGGTGATATGTGTTGGGGTAGAGGTGATGGCGTGAGTGCCGAACGCCCGGTAGGTGGAGAACCTGCTTCTTTCTATGCTTTGTATGAGTTCCAATGGGAGCAATGGGAACACCTGTGGAAAATGAAAGGTAGTCTGGATTATACGCATGCGACTATCACTATCGATACGAATGCGGATGGATTGATGATACATACATTTACTAATGTGACTCCGATTAATTAA
- a CDS encoding RagB/SusD family nutrient uptake outer membrane protein, with the protein MKTTIKNLILSAVLVVGGASCVDLDTAPYDRETDLTYWEEDPEAAVKALNTCYTYLGNMDEQLYCEAMTDNAYTKQPNDFTQNIGNGSYSTADSYVKQVWDGRYTGIRMCNQLLENIDRVPDLDPELKKRYIGEAKVLRAYSYYELYTKFGDIPYTTKVLSIKESMSIARTAKATVIANILADLDEVINGNYLPASYDADNKGRITRWAAMAIKAKIYLFEGNWTQVKNITSTIMTEGGFKLFYSDDKGASYAGLFEIANEYNSEVILDAQYRPTSREHQMMYVFLPPTLGGYSQLSPLQELVDSYIMLDGKTIKETGTSFDESHPYANRDPRLKATVMYTGNSYTLADGTEVVINCEKGEGKDGYGVGSDCSATGYYIKKYWDNTYRATLYSGLNPILIRYADILLMNAEALAELGELDKTAWDATIKPIRDRAGFTLASALEFPEGASKDKLIEIVRNERRSELALEGHRHKDIIRWRIADNVLNGWCHGLKTNDVVGTDDGYVRVENRTFNANRHYLWPIPQAERDLNGNLEQNPNW; encoded by the coding sequence ATGAAAACAACTATAAAGAATTTGATTTTATCTGCTGTCTTGGTAGTGGGCGGTGCCTCTTGTGTTGACTTGGATACGGCACCGTATGACAGAGAGACGGACTTGACTTATTGGGAAGAGGATCCTGAAGCAGCTGTCAAGGCGTTGAATACTTGCTATACATATTTGGGAAATATGGACGAACAGCTTTATTGTGAAGCAATGACGGATAATGCTTATACCAAGCAACCTAATGACTTTACACAAAATATTGGTAATGGTTCATATTCTACAGCCGACTCTTACGTGAAACAGGTTTGGGACGGGCGCTATACAGGTATTCGTATGTGTAACCAGTTGCTGGAAAATATAGACAGGGTTCCTGATTTGGACCCGGAATTGAAGAAACGTTATATTGGTGAGGCAAAAGTACTTCGTGCTTATAGTTATTATGAGTTGTATACGAAATTCGGCGATATTCCTTATACTACAAAAGTGCTTTCTATCAAAGAAAGTATGTCTATTGCACGTACGGCCAAAGCCACTGTAATAGCAAATATACTGGCTGATCTGGATGAAGTGATTAATGGTAACTATTTGCCGGCTTCTTATGATGCGGATAATAAAGGCCGGATTACCCGTTGGGCGGCAATGGCTATTAAAGCTAAAATCTATTTGTTTGAAGGTAATTGGACGCAAGTGAAAAATATCACTTCTACCATTATGACAGAGGGAGGTTTTAAACTCTTTTACAGTGATGATAAAGGGGCTAGTTATGCAGGATTGTTTGAGATCGCTAATGAATACAACTCTGAAGTAATTTTGGATGCACAGTATCGTCCGACCAGTCGTGAACATCAGATGATGTATGTTTTCCTGCCGCCCACTTTGGGTGGATATTCCCAGCTTTCTCCTTTGCAGGAGTTGGTAGACAGTTATATCATGCTGGATGGAAAAACAATTAAAGAAACTGGAACATCGTTTGATGAAAGTCATCCGTATGCCAATCGTGACCCGCGTTTGAAAGCAACGGTGATGTACACTGGAAATTCTTATACTTTGGCCGACGGAACAGAAGTGGTTATCAACTGTGAGAAAGGCGAAGGCAAAGATGGCTATGGGGTAGGTTCGGATTGTTCGGCTACCGGTTATTATATTAAGAAATATTGGGATAACACTTATCGTGCTACTCTTTATTCTGGTTTGAATCCGATTCTGATTCGTTACGCTGATATTTTATTGATGAATGCGGAAGCATTGGCAGAATTAGGTGAACTGGATAAGACGGCTTGGGATGCAACTATTAAACCAATTCGTGATAGAGCCGGATTTACACTTGCTTCAGCACTAGAATTCCCGGAGGGAGCTTCTAAAGATAAATTGATTGAGATTGTGCGGAACGAACGTCGGTCGGAACTGGCATTGGAAGGACATCGTCATAAAGATATTATCCGTTGGAGAATTGCGGACAATGTATTGAATGGATGGTGTCATGGACTAAAGACAAATGATGTGGTAGGTACAGATGATGGATACGTTCGGGTTGAAAACAGAACCTTTAATGCAAATAGACATTATTTGTGGCCTATACCACAGGCTGAACGTGACTTGAATGGTAATTTGGAGCAGAATCCGAATTGGTAA
- a CDS encoding SusC/RagA family TonB-linked outer membrane protein translates to MKQSNLLNAQFARRLFRTAFSSWQLLAVMLIVCMNVAVGSKLYAQSNTIVVKGKVMADGEPVIGATVLVKGVSTGTATDMDGNFSLNVASKAVLVVSSIGYETQEVPVNGRQFINVVLKSDVVALKDVVVVGYGVQKKVNLTGAVSSVSTDELEGKPISNVLEAMQGTTPGLVIQQGSSTPGSVPSINIRGLNTMNNNDPLVIIDGIEGSLGNLNPADIEQISILKDASSTAIYGSRASNGVVLVTTKKGKAGKVEISYDFMYGVQQPTSLPKIADSWVYAELYNEAAVNSGRAAKFTPEQIAQYRNGGPNVNWVKELYNRNSPQSSHNVSMTGGNDQLSYMASLGYLDQSSMFKGPDYGYKRYNARLNVSHKVTNNFTLNLTSQFARNDIKEHAYWTEWIIEQANRMPPIYPIKNEDGSYNYPAGSNSNGLQRLEEGGYRQNVNDELLGTIQAEWEVYKGLKLIGSVGGRVWNNNLHENRKAFEGTGDSENKLTEQFYRSKNITTNLMVTYNTKIGKHSIGGLLGYAYEGFSEKQFSTSRLTEDSKYDIFVGDLSGDKVSNTGSASDWAIYSGFARATYNYDEKYLLEFNIRNDYSSYFAKGNRSGVFPSFSAGWRISEEKFWSVLKPYVPSLKIRGSWGLVGNNRIGAYQYMQTVSVTNDISFGDKLAQTATFASTNPDLKWETTRMANIGFELGLLNNDLNITFDCFNNRTKDILVNLPVPGLFGNGAPIQNAGKVETRGWELSVNYRLKTGPVVHNFAGNISDSFNEVIDTRGTEIIGGSDVQTIIKEGYPLYSYYAYRSDGFFQNEEECQKGPHLEGITPKPGDIRYLDKNGDGVIKPDDDRFIVGNDFPRYTFGFTYGLEYKGFDFSMMWQGVGKRNKWMRGESVEAFHNNNEGPVMDFHQDRWTPNNPDATYPRLTMGAESANNAAKSDFWIQDAKYLRLKNAQIGYTFPQQWMKKLYIKNLRIFASVQNPLTFTKMKGGWDPEYTGDGSGRSYPVARVYSFGLNVKF, encoded by the coding sequence ATGAAACAATCTAATCTATTGAACGCGCAATTTGCCCGCCGGCTTTTCAGAACGGCATTTTCGAGTTGGCAATTATTGGCTGTTATGTTGATTGTTTGTATGAATGTGGCTGTTGGTTCCAAACTGTATGCGCAATCTAATACAATCGTAGTGAAAGGTAAGGTAATGGCAGACGGGGAACCCGTGATTGGGGCTACTGTGCTGGTGAAAGGTGTATCTACGGGTACAGCTACGGATATGGATGGAAATTTTTCACTGAATGTTGCTTCAAAAGCGGTATTGGTAGTTTCCTCAATTGGATATGAAACACAGGAAGTTCCGGTGAACGGCCGCCAGTTTATCAATGTGGTGTTGAAGTCGGATGTGGTTGCTTTGAAAGATGTGGTAGTGGTAGGCTACGGCGTGCAGAAGAAAGTCAACCTGACAGGAGCTGTGTCTTCTGTTTCTACGGATGAATTGGAAGGAAAGCCGATTTCCAATGTATTGGAAGCGATGCAGGGAACTACTCCGGGGTTGGTTATTCAGCAGGGAAGTTCTACTCCGGGTAGCGTGCCTTCTATTAATATCCGCGGATTGAATACGATGAACAACAATGATCCGTTGGTGATTATTGACGGAATTGAAGGATCGCTGGGTAATTTGAATCCGGCTGATATTGAGCAGATTTCTATTTTGAAAGATGCTTCTTCTACCGCTATTTATGGTTCACGTGCTTCCAATGGTGTGGTACTTGTCACTACTAAAAAAGGAAAAGCCGGTAAGGTAGAAATCTCTTATGATTTTATGTATGGTGTTCAGCAACCTACTTCATTGCCTAAGATAGCAGACTCGTGGGTATACGCTGAATTATATAATGAAGCTGCTGTTAATTCGGGAAGAGCCGCAAAATTCACTCCCGAGCAGATTGCGCAATATAGAAATGGTGGTCCGAATGTAAATTGGGTGAAAGAACTTTATAATCGTAATTCTCCTCAAAGTTCACACAATGTTTCGATGACAGGCGGTAATGATCAGTTGTCTTATATGGCTTCTCTAGGTTATCTGGATCAGAGCAGTATGTTCAAGGGACCTGATTATGGTTATAAGCGCTACAATGCACGTCTGAATGTAAGCCATAAGGTGACGAATAACTTTACATTGAATTTGACTTCTCAATTTGCCCGTAATGACATTAAAGAACATGCTTACTGGACGGAATGGATTATTGAGCAGGCAAACCGTATGCCGCCAATTTACCCGATCAAGAATGAGGATGGCAGTTATAACTATCCTGCCGGAAGTAACTCAAACGGTTTACAACGACTTGAAGAAGGTGGTTATCGCCAGAATGTGAATGATGAATTATTGGGAACCATACAAGCCGAATGGGAAGTATATAAAGGACTGAAACTGATCGGAAGTGTCGGTGGACGTGTGTGGAATAATAATTTGCATGAGAACCGGAAGGCTTTTGAAGGTACGGGAGATAGTGAAAATAAGTTGACCGAGCAATTCTATCGGTCTAAGAATATCACTACCAATCTTATGGTGACTTATAATACGAAAATAGGAAAACATTCTATTGGTGGATTATTGGGTTATGCTTATGAGGGTTTCTCTGAAAAGCAGTTCTCTACCAGTCGCTTAACAGAGGATTCTAAATACGACATTTTTGTAGGTGATTTGAGTGGGGATAAAGTTAGCAATACTGGTTCGGCAAGTGACTGGGCTATCTATTCCGGTTTTGCAAGAGCCACTTATAACTATGATGAGAAATATCTGCTGGAATTTAATATCCGTAATGACTACTCTTCTTATTTTGCGAAAGGAAACCGTTCGGGAGTCTTCCCGTCTTTCTCGGCAGGATGGCGTATTTCGGAGGAAAAATTCTGGTCTGTACTGAAACCGTATGTTCCTTCTCTGAAAATCAGAGGTTCTTGGGGATTGGTTGGTAATAACCGCATTGGTGCTTATCAATACATGCAGACAGTGTCTGTGACTAATGACATCAGCTTCGGAGATAAATTGGCGCAGACGGCTACATTTGCTTCTACAAATCCCGATCTGAAATGGGAAACTACCCGCATGGCTAATATCGGTTTTGAACTGGGATTATTAAATAATGATTTGAATATTACTTTTGATTGCTTTAATAATCGTACGAAAGACATTTTGGTGAATTTACCGGTTCCCGGATTGTTTGGTAATGGTGCCCCGATTCAGAATGCTGGTAAGGTAGAGACGAGAGGATGGGAACTATCAGTAAATTATCGCTTGAAGACCGGTCCGGTAGTGCATAACTTCGCCGGAAATATTTCAGATAGTTTTAATGAAGTAATAGATACGCGCGGCACGGAAATTATCGGTGGTTCGGATGTACAGACTATTATCAAGGAAGGTTATCCCTTGTACTCTTACTACGCATATCGTTCGGATGGATTTTTCCAGAATGAGGAAGAATGTCAGAAAGGACCGCACTTGGAAGGTATTACACCGAAACCGGGAGATATCCGTTATCTGGATAAAAATGGCGATGGTGTGATTAAACCGGACGATGACCGTTTTATTGTTGGTAATGACTTCCCAAGATATACTTTCGGCTTCACCTATGGTTTGGAATATAAAGGTTTTGATTTCTCGATGATGTGGCAAGGAGTAGGAAAACGTAACAAGTGGATGCGTGGTGAATCTGTAGAGGCTTTCCATAATAACAATGAAGGTCCTGTTATGGATTTCCATCAAGACCGCTGGACTCCGAATAATCCGGATGCTACTTATCCTCGTCTGACGATGGGAGCTGAATCTGCTAATAATGCAGCGAAATCAGATTTTTGGATTCAGGATGCTAAATACTTGCGTTTGAAAAATGCGCAGATCGGATATACTTTCCCGCAACAATGGATGAAGAAGCTCTATATCAAGAACTTGAGAATTTTTGCCAGTGTGCAGAATCCATTGACTTTCACGAAGATGAAAGGTGGATGGGACCCGGAATATACCGGAGACGGTAGTGGTCGTTCTTATCCTGTGGCAAGAGTATATTCATTTGGACTTAATGTTAAATTTTAA
- a CDS encoding ROK family protein — MYEHDERIVMTLDAGGTNFVFSAIQGCREIVEPICLPAASDDLERCLSVLVEGFLEVERRLPKLPVAISFAFPGPADYEHGIIGDLPNFPAFRGGVALGPYLREQFGIPVFINNDGNLFAYGEALAGTLPEVNKRLKEAGSSKVYKNLLGITLGTGFGAGVVIDSRLLTGDNGCGGDVWIMRNKKYPEMIAEESVSIRAVRRVYQELTGKDASSLTPKDIYDIAEGTVEGDQQAAVRSFNELGEMAGDAIIRALNIVDGLVVIGGGVAGAAKYILPGIMNEMNRQIGTFAGASFPCLQMEVFNLSEKEAFDKFLEEKDKMVKIPFSERQVHYTCHKKIGIAVSTLGASRAVALGAYSFALSQLNIL, encoded by the coding sequence ATGTATGAACATGATGAACGAATCGTAATGACGCTTGATGCGGGAGGCACTAATTTCGTGTTTTCAGCCATACAAGGCTGTCGCGAAATAGTAGAACCTATTTGCCTTCCGGCAGCGTCCGACGACTTGGAGCGTTGCTTGTCTGTTCTTGTAGAAGGCTTCCTGGAAGTTGAGAGACGATTGCCGAAACTTCCGGTAGCTATCAGTTTTGCTTTCCCCGGGCCTGCTGACTATGAGCATGGAATTATTGGTGACTTGCCTAACTTCCCGGCCTTCAGGGGAGGAGTGGCACTTGGACCTTATTTGAGGGAACAGTTTGGCATTCCGGTTTTTATTAATAATGATGGTAATTTGTTTGCTTATGGCGAAGCCTTGGCAGGCACTTTGCCCGAAGTGAATAAACGCCTGAAAGAAGCAGGCAGCAGTAAGGTATATAAGAACCTGCTCGGAATAACGCTGGGTACGGGGTTTGGTGCCGGAGTGGTGATTGACAGTCGTTTATTGACCGGAGACAACGGTTGCGGCGGCGACGTCTGGATTATGCGGAATAAGAAATATCCCGAAATGATCGCGGAAGAAAGTGTCAGTATCAGGGCTGTCAGGCGAGTATATCAGGAATTGACCGGAAAGGATGCTTCTTCTTTGACTCCCAAAGATATATATGATATTGCCGAAGGGACGGTAGAGGGAGATCAGCAGGCTGCTGTCCGGAGTTTTAACGAACTGGGAGAGATGGCCGGTGATGCTATCATCCGTGCATTGAATATTGTTGATGGCTTGGTGGTGATTGGCGGAGGAGTGGCCGGAGCGGCTAAATACATACTTCCGGGAATCATGAATGAGATGAATCGGCAGATCGGCACATTTGCAGGAGCTTCTTTCCCTTGTTTGCAGATGGAGGTGTTCAATCTGTCCGAAAAAGAGGCATTTGACAAATTTCTGGAGGAAAAAGACAAGATGGTGAAAATACCATTTTCGGAGCGGCAGGTGCATTATACCTGTCACAAGAAAATAGGCATTGCTGTTTCTACATTGGGAGCAAGCAGAGCCGTTGCTTTAGGGGCTTATTCCTTTGCTTTGTCCCAACTTAATATCTTATAA
- a CDS encoding class I mannose-6-phosphate isomerase, translating to MRKANYDKFPSTKLTGMLVQGWDAIISMLKEKMDARKVLAVDLYTGVYEEEVLDAFSKEFSGRVMNVRDLMKPEKEIQTLTERFMTEDVLFGYVTNLKLEDYLDADKVAAARKQISEAKETIVIIGTGAAVVAPQDAMVVYADMARWEIQQRFRRHEVKALGIDNRNDAVSLQYKRGYFNDWRVCDRYKERLFDRVEFWIDTHVAGTPKMIDKDTFFKGVEATVNTPFRVVPFFDPAPWGGQWMKEVCDLDRERENFGWCFDCVPEENSLYFEVNGVRFELPSVDLVLLKSKELLGEPVEARFGKDFPIRFDFLDTMGGGNLSLQVHPTTQFIRDSFGMYYTQDESYYMVDAEEDAVVYLGVKTGVDKEAMIGDLRKAQKGELVFDAEKYVNKIPTKKHDHFLIPGGTVHCSGANSMVLEISSTPNLFTFKLWDWQRLGLDGKPRPINVERGKCVINWNRDTEYVNEHLRNQFKEVASGDGWVEERTGLHPNEFIETRRHRFSSPVLHHTNDSVNVLNLLEGEEAVVESPTHAFEPFVVHYAETFIIPAGVKEYTIAPYGKSAGKECVTIKAYVRF from the coding sequence ATGAGAAAAGCTAATTATGATAAATTTCCTTCTACGAAGCTGACGGGAATGCTTGTTCAGGGTTGGGATGCTATCATTTCTATGTTAAAAGAGAAAATGGATGCAAGAAAAGTGCTGGCAGTGGATTTATATACAGGAGTATATGAAGAAGAAGTGCTGGATGCTTTTTCAAAAGAATTCTCCGGAAGAGTGATGAATGTACGTGATTTGATGAAACCGGAAAAAGAAATTCAAACGTTGACAGAACGCTTCATGACTGAAGATGTATTATTTGGCTATGTCACCAACTTGAAGCTGGAAGATTATTTGGATGCGGATAAGGTGGCTGCTGCACGGAAGCAAATCAGTGAAGCAAAAGAAACCATTGTAATCATAGGTACGGGAGCAGCTGTTGTTGCTCCGCAGGATGCAATGGTAGTTTATGCGGATATGGCACGTTGGGAAATTCAACAACGTTTCCGCCGGCATGAGGTAAAAGCTTTAGGAATAGACAATCGGAACGATGCCGTTTCTTTGCAATACAAGAGGGGGTATTTCAACGATTGGAGAGTATGTGATAGGTATAAGGAAAGATTGTTTGACAGGGTAGAATTCTGGATTGACACCCATGTGGCCGGGACACCGAAGATGATTGATAAGGATACTTTCTTTAAAGGGGTGGAGGCAACGGTGAATACACCGTTCCGGGTAGTTCCTTTCTTCGATCCGGCTCCCTGGGGTGGTCAATGGATGAAAGAGGTTTGCGACCTGGATCGTGAACGCGAAAATTTTGGCTGGTGCTTCGACTGTGTACCTGAAGAAAACAGTCTTTATTTTGAAGTGAACGGAGTGCGCTTTGAACTGCCTTCGGTTGATTTGGTTTTACTGAAAAGTAAAGAATTGCTTGGTGAACCGGTGGAGGCACGCTTTGGAAAAGACTTCCCTATTCGTTTCGACTTTTTGGATACGATGGGCGGAGGTAATTTGAGTTTGCAGGTGCATCCTACTACTCAATTTATCCGTGACAGCTTCGGTATGTACTACACGCAGGATGAAAGTTACTACATGGTAGACGCGGAAGAAGATGCGGTAGTTTATCTGGGAGTGAAGACAGGAGTGGATAAAGAAGCCATGATCGGCGATTTGCGTAAAGCACAAAAAGGTGAACTGGTATTTGACGCAGAAAAATATGTAAATAAGATTCCGACAAAGAAACACGATCACTTCCTGATCCCGGGAGGAACGGTTCATTGTTCCGGTGCCAACAGTATGGTGCTTGAAATCAGTTCGACTCCGAACCTCTTTACTTTCAAGCTATGGGACTGGCAACGCCTGGGACTGGATGGAAAACCGCGTCCGATCAATGTGGAACGTGGTAAATGCGTTATCAACTGGAACCGTGATACGGAATATGTGAATGAACACCTTCGCAACCAATTTAAGGAAGTTGCTTCGGGAGATGGTTGGGTAGAAGAACGTACCGGATTACATCCGAACGAATTTATCGAAACCCGTCGTCACCGTTTCTCATCACCGGTGTTGCATCACACAAACGATAGTGTAAATGTATTGAATCTATTGGAGGGAGAAGAGGCCGTTGTTGAGAGTCCTACTCATGCTTTTGAACCTTTCGTGGTGCATTATGCCGAAACATTCATCATTCCTGCCGGGGTGAAAGAATATACCATTGCCCCGTATGGTAAATCTGCAGGAAAAGAATGTGTAACGATCAAAGCTTACGTACGTTTTTAA
- a CDS encoding GntR family transcriptional regulator, with translation MKIDHNSDKPLHIQAEEILRRLIESEEYKNGKLFPNEVELSEQLHISRNTLRQAINKLVFEGLLVRKKGYGTKVVKKGIVGGVKNWLSFSQEMKMLGIEIRNFELHISLKRPTEEIGTFFDSSSNPDTRCVVMERVRGKKEYPFVYFISYFNPNIPLTGEEDFTRPLYEMLETQYNIVVKTSKEEITARLAGEFIAEKLEIKSSDPILIRKRFVYDVNGVPIEYNVGYYRADSFTYTIEAER, from the coding sequence ATGAAAATAGATCATAATAGTGACAAACCTCTTCATATTCAAGCAGAAGAGATACTAAGAAGACTCATAGAATCTGAAGAGTACAAAAACGGGAAGCTATTTCCCAACGAGGTCGAATTGTCTGAACAATTACATATTTCAAGGAACACATTGAGACAAGCTATCAACAAACTCGTATTTGAAGGACTTCTGGTACGAAAGAAAGGCTACGGAACGAAGGTAGTAAAGAAAGGTATCGTAGGCGGAGTAAAAAACTGGCTTAGTTTCTCACAGGAAATGAAGATGTTAGGTATCGAGATTCGCAATTTCGAGCTACATATCAGTTTAAAAAGACCTACAGAAGAAATCGGTACTTTCTTTGATTCAAGTTCTAATCCTGATACGCGTTGCGTAGTAATGGAACGCGTCAGAGGAAAAAAAGAATACCCGTTTGTCTACTTCATCTCCTATTTCAACCCGAATATACCACTGACAGGTGAAGAAGATTTTACCCGCCCCTTATATGAGATGCTGGAAACTCAATATAATATAGTGGTAAAAACCAGCAAAGAAGAGATTACCGCTAGACTTGCAGGAGAATTCATCGCAGAAAAACTGGAGATAAAATCAAGTGATCCTATATTAATAAGGAAAAGATTTGTTTATGATGTGAATGGAGTACCTATTGAATACAACGTCGGATACTATCGGGCAGACAGCTTTACTTATACAATAGAGGCGGAAAGATAG
- a CDS encoding DsbA family protein has translation MSAIYDLFETPSPNKEEKQPLHARIVSKGTVDKEEFLDRVHKFTGISRSLLAGAMEAFANEARDLLADGWNVEMGNFGFFSTSLQCPPVKDKKEIRAASVQMKNINFRASRPFKKEVGDKMRLQRGESITRPKKNSISRETCRDRLNTYLENHLFISRTDYSHLTGRNKKVAIEELNSFITDGIIRKEGVGKLTVYIKV, from the coding sequence ATGAGTGCAATATATGACTTATTTGAGACTCCTAGTCCAAACAAAGAAGAGAAACAACCGCTACATGCCCGTATCGTCTCCAAAGGAACCGTAGATAAAGAAGAGTTCCTGGATCGCGTCCACAAATTTACCGGTATCAGCAGAAGTTTATTGGCAGGAGCCATGGAAGCCTTTGCCAATGAAGCACGAGATTTACTAGCCGACGGCTGGAATGTAGAAATGGGAAACTTCGGATTCTTCTCTACATCGTTGCAATGTCCGCCGGTTAAAGATAAAAAAGAAATTCGGGCAGCGTCTGTCCAAATGAAAAATATTAATTTCCGTGCAAGTCGTCCATTCAAGAAAGAAGTAGGCGACAAAATGAGGCTGCAACGAGGAGAATCTATCACACGCCCTAAGAAAAATAGTATCTCCCGTGAGACGTGTCGCGACCGCCTCAACACATACTTGGAAAATCACCTATTCATCAGCCGGACAGATTATAGCCATCTGACAGGACGAAATAAAAAAGTAGCTATTGAAGAATTAAATTCCTTTATCACTGACGGAATAATACGGAAAGAAGGGGTTGGAAAGTTGACTGTATATATAAAGGTATAA
- a CDS encoding HU family DNA-binding protein: MALRYVIKKRTFGFDKTKAEKYVAQNVITNTVDFRDLCEEITKVGMVPSGAVKFVLDALIDTLNLNLRKGISVQLGDFGCFRPGMNCESQDTEKEVDSDTIRRVKIIFTPGYKFKEMLSKVSVQKAVASDDGSISSEQPDPNPNPNPDDGKGEAPDPAA; the protein is encoded by the coding sequence ATGGCACTTAGATACGTCATTAAAAAAAGAACATTCGGCTTTGATAAAACTAAAGCTGAAAAGTATGTAGCACAAAATGTAATCACCAATACGGTGGATTTCAGAGATTTGTGCGAGGAAATCACTAAAGTCGGAATGGTTCCCAGTGGAGCGGTAAAATTTGTACTCGATGCTTTGATCGATACATTAAATCTCAACCTTAGAAAAGGCATCTCTGTTCAATTAGGAGATTTCGGATGCTTCCGTCCTGGTATGAATTGCGAAAGTCAGGATACTGAAAAAGAGGTAGATAGCGATACGATACGCAGAGTGAAAATCATTTTCACTCCGGGCTACAAATTCAAAGAGATGCTAAGTAAAGTCAGTGTTCAAAAAGCGGTAGCTTCCGATGATGGTTCCATCAGCTCGGAACAACCGGACCCCAACCCGAATCCCAACCCGGATGACGGTAAAGGAGAAGCACCGGACCCGGCAGCATAA
- a CDS encoding DUF4248 domain-containing protein: MKELPEEEEIPFRIKTYKKKELACMYNPNITPRCAIRIFTKWIKINKELLRLLTATGYHPRTRTFTPRQVQIITSILDIP, encoded by the coding sequence ATGAAAGAATTGCCAGAAGAAGAAGAAATTCCGTTTCGCATTAAAACTTATAAGAAAAAGGAATTGGCTTGTATGTACAATCCGAACATTACACCCCGTTGCGCCATACGCATATTCACCAAATGGATTAAAATAAATAAAGAACTGCTCCGGTTGTTGACTGCCACAGGTTATCATCCGCGTACACGAACTTTTACTCCCCGACAGGTACAAATCATAACCAGTATTCTGGACATTCCATAG